The stretch of DNA CTGTTCTGGCAAGCCCATCGCCAGCCCCCGTTATCGCAATAGATGAGCCCGAAACTGGACTTCATCCCTCGATGCTTCCTATTGTCGCGGAATATGCAATAGAAGCATCAACAAGATCGCAAGTGATTCTGACTACTCATTCTCCTCAATTTCTAGATGCTTTTGTGACAACCAGACCTACGACAACTATTGCGAAATGGCAAGATGGTGAAACGGTCCTGAAAACCTTGAGCGGGGATGAGCTTGACTACTGGCTGAAGGAATACTCGCTGGGGGCTCTTTTCAAATCTGGAGAATTGGAGCAGATGGGATGAGATTTATTCTTTTCGTTGAGGGTTATACGGAAAATAAAGCACTGCCTCAATTTCTGAAAAAATGGCTTGATCCTAAATTGCCGAATCCTATCGGGATTAAAACTGTTCGCTTTGAAGGATGGTCGGAGCTAGTCAAAGACGCTCCCTTGAAAGCAAAAATGCATTTGGACGGCCCTGATAAAAGTGAAATTATTGCTGTCATTTCTTTATTGGATCTTTATGGACCGACCTTTTATCCCAGTAAGCTGAAAGATAGCAAAGAACGATACGATTGGGCCAAGAAAGATATCGAAGACAAGGTCGACCAACCTAAATTTTTTCAATTTTTCGCAGTTTACGAAGTCGAGTCATGGCTTCTAAGTGAACCAAAAATATTCCCTATTGAAGTCAAAAGAGCCTTCTCAACTCAAGTTAAATATCCGGAAAAGGTGAACTTTAATGAGCCGCCAGCAAAATTACTGGAACGTCTTTATTCTCTGCACGGCAAGCGTTTATACAAAAAAGTGGTGAATGGGAAAGCGCTTTTCAGCAAACTCGATCCAGGCGGTGTTCTATGGATTTAATCTTGCCGCAATCCCATCAGATAAGGACTACCAGTTATGGATGCTAAAAGGCAATCAACCGATTAGCGCCGGGGTGTTTACGCCGGATGCTGACGGCAACGCCATCTCTGAATTTACTACTATTCCCGATGATGAAAACATCAGCGCGTTTGCGGTTACACTGGAACCCAAGGGGGGAGTTTCGCAGCCAACCGGTGAGATGTATTTGATAGGGGCACTGTAGAATACCAAATCATATTTTTGGCCTTTGTGTTTCAACTTTGTAGTTTATTCTTGAAATTGTAAACCATCATCCTTGAGATCCGTTTAAAAAAACCTCATCTAATATTGTAGTATTGATAAAAAAAGGGTTGAATTCTCAAATTGGATGTCTTTTATTTCTTGTGTGGGAGGTGAGTGGGTTGTATGTTTAACTGGTTATTTACAAACCAATAAATTTTCATAAACTGAATGTTATAACATTTGTTTTCGCAGGTCTAATTAGTAGTTATATACCCTCTTCCATTAGAAAAAAATCCATTCCAATAAAAAAGACTTGACAAACAAAATAAATACGTGTATATTCACGTAATAAGAAAGGAGATATTACGAATTTATTTGA from candidate division KSB1 bacterium encodes:
- a CDS encoding DUF4276 family protein, which produces MRFILFVEGYTENKALPQFLKKWLDPKLPNPIGIKTVRFEGWSELVKDAPLKAKMHLDGPDKSEIIAVISLLDLYGPTFYPSKLKDSKERYDWAKKDIEDKVDQPKFFQFFAVYEVESWLLSEPKIFPIEVKRAFSTQVKYPEKVNFNEPPAKLLERLYSLHGKRLYKKVVNGKALFSKLDPGGVLWI
- a CDS encoding anti-sigma factor, giving the protein MGKRFSANSIQAVFYGFNLAAIPSDKDYQLWMLKGNQPISAGVFTPDADGNAISEFTTIPDDENISAFAVTLEPKGGVSQPTGEMYLIGAL